The DNA window GTGACAATATGAATATAGAATTAGCATATACACTTGCAATTTCTATATTaccaaatatcaatttcaatgaaatttcaaaacataatttcattatttgtgTATTGAAATTCTGAAACTTGTTATGTTTGGgggaatttcaaatataatttactagaatatttaaatagttgTGTTGTTGTGGGTTATCTTATATTATAGGTTTCAAATATAAAGtattgaaaaagaaattaaagcaAATGTCATACAATTAAGTGCATGTATATTTTTACACTTTGTCTAAATGCTAATTAGTAAGTTTACTTTGGAGAATTATTTGTATTCAATATGTAAGAATATTGTGTTTTATGCATACATGGAGACTTGTTATTAACACAAAAACTATTAAGCTTGCTtcattttcacaaaaaaaataaaggtttaagagaaattaaaattgctcttttgtgtttttgtaaACCAAATACCTCTAAAAGGTTTAAACATATTGTAATATGGATGGAACAACTTATGAATGCTTTACCTTTGATGATTTTGTTGAATGTTTAATATtgattcaatattatatttattagtttaggggaggataatatatatatatatatatatatatatatattttggcaTTTTGTTTTGTGAATTCTAATATTTCTAAAACAAGGAAAAGCATTGAATTAAAACTCATATTTACttcatattcttatttttgcaattaaaatatcaacaatGAACGCAAAggataaattaaatatagatCTTGCAAAATCAATCGCTAAGGGATTCATGCAAAATCAATCGCTACGGGTTTTTTGagactttaaaattaaatcgtTAACTATATTTTTGAATGAAACAGGCAATTTCAATTAGTAACTTTTATcttttcattataaattttaaaacacaagTAATGGTAAATATAATTCGTGAtggaaaattatttattttaatttttatcgctaaaagttattataaattctcatatttataaattatagtgGAAAAAAATATTCTACTTAATAATGTTAAATTCTATATTGGAAACtcattttattacaaaataattggtattctcaacaaaaaaaaattatcttccaaaataaaaaaattcaataaataatataaataacaaatttatttctatatcaatAGAAATTGTTTCACtgctatttaaaaaaatattcaaataaataaataataagtcaCAACTCTTATTGATAATTAACAATGTCAGACTCTATcccaaaataaatattgtaaagtTAGCCACATCTATTATACGACTGATTTGTGAAATGTCACAAATTTtatgaacaaaattatttttgtcgcTGAACAAGTTATAAAGtgttcttttaaataaaaaattcaatggcaaacttttgtttttgtagtgGTAGTGATCAATCACAACATTGTAATGTTTCATTATTTCACTTGGATCCTcgattggatttttttttttatttctacttaacttgtaattatttattaagttattttcaACCATTACGTGTGATTATTAtgttctatttaaaaaaaaaaaacaaaaagcaTAGAACATGATAAAGAGTATTTAATTAAGAGCAGAGAAAATGAAACTAATCATCCATCaggatcgatcgatcgatcaacatgaactaATGTTGactatatataattagatagaTCTCttcttgattaattaattactaatgatgatgatgatcgaGACCTACATGAGAATCAATGGATGATGTTGTGGCGGCGGCGGTGACAGCggtggcggcggcggcggatCTCCTCCTCCTGAGCATCTGGAGCATGGCGTCTGCTACTCGAGTGGCTGGATTAGATTTAAATTTACGGCAAAACGACATATGTGCCTTCACAGCCTCTCCGATGGCCAAGGGCGGTGGCGCCGGCGCCGGCGAAGGTGTAGCAGTGATCTTATAATTACTAGTTGATTTGATGAGTAATAATACTTCATCTGTAACGGCTTCTGAACACAACCCACAAAGCCATTTGCCGTCGAATTTGTTCTTGACTTGTGTTATGTAATCTTGGGTGCAGTCTTCCTTCAGTCCACAACATTCGCACTTAACCGACTCGATCtccattaatcaaaatattactcAAATTAAGgagaaacaatattattattcataGAAAGAGAGAGAGGCCATAAACCAACTCCATGTTCTAAGGTGCATCAGCCACTCAAATCATACAATTTGGGACCACTTTTACAGACCCATTCTCCCAtcccaattttatttttattaatcaaatcaaataccATTTCTTAATATACACTCCCTAAACTTTAGCATTATATTGTTTTGAATGggtaagttaatatattttatttttatgattataacttaaaacgttttaagtgtAAATCAAATACACATGTAAATTTTGGTATCTAAAAATagactttttattatttgagttaacaataaattaataaaagtgaaataaaatgtaaaaggtTTATGTATTGTTTAAAATTCAGTATGGGGAAATTTGCTTGTTTAGCAAAACATTAAGGGGCTTATTAGTAAGTTTAATTTGTCAGATTGTGACTTTTGGGTTAGTTGATTGACAGTTACTTTCGGTTGACACATTATTGTAGAGTGGCACCATATTTGGTCAAATGACCAGAAGtgtcaaatattattattttttcttatatcacttcaattatttggaaaaaataacccgcttaattatctaataaccatAAACCATAAGTTTTGCTTCTTTGAAGGGTAGGTTTTGggttttatttgagttttttaactcttgtttcataaaaattataaaaaaaaatgctttttaaaattaatttatctttgaGTTGAGAAAATATAATGAAAGTGAGAGAATTGTggattagagagagaaatgataaaGTGGTTTAGAAAAATAGaaatagttttaatatttaaataaataaaattaattattaaattattaataaaatgtttgagttttgaaataaaaactaaatttatcccaataaacaaatattaaagaaGTCCTCACTTAACATCTCACTTAacctttcatatatatatatataatatggccTTAGATCTTATTTGATGCTTGAATATGggtcatttttattaaattgggTTTGAATTTGGaatgtttttatatatcaaaatttttagtatttaaaatttttatagtattagtttaatatattatttttcattttctaattaatttgttacgTTTTTAAATGAAGTGATATTTAGATACGTctttaacgtgtttttttaacgtgtttttttaacgTGTTTTTTAAGAATGgagtattatttttgaaatttacgCATTCTAATTAGTCAAACTTAATTTTAGTgattaaaaaatgtgtaatctaaaaaaaattataagaaaaattgaatagagatagaatttttattaatttttcaaaaacttttataatgatttaattttatatacgttctatcaatttaaatattttttattttatatttaatatctttttttagatatattaattcaaaattgcCTTAATGTGAAACgtgtgaaaataatttaaaaatattattttttacaaatttagtaaattaattaaaaaaaatattaaattaaaataaaaaaataggacTTATTCGTTTGTAAAAAAGTTTCAAAtgactaaattttaataattcaaacttacttaaaataatttaaaattaaagccCTATGTGAAATCATGttcaattagaaaaataattgggGAGGGAAATTGGGAGAAGAAATCAAGTGATTAACAAATTTGTCATCTATTCTCTCTCTCCTCATTTTATCTTTTTCGCTAATAATGTGTAACACGTCATTCCTTCCCTGTTCTCTTTCCCAAATTTCGACCATTTCTCTGTCTACCTCTGTTACATTGACTTTTTTCCAATATACCCACTTTTCTATTCACTTTCCTAAAATACTCACCCTCTCTTTAAACTCAtaattaactcattaattacacatattttaataattttaaattctcaaataaatattaatatattttatctatataattaaattaataatacttaaacaatttaaataaaataaatcaaaatattatatattaaaataaaatatgtattatataaatactaaaattacacacatattttatttttacttaattttataattataatttatattattaaaattaggcatattaaattaaataaatatacactacattaaaataaacttataaaaaaaattaaactaaataaaatatacattttaagatattttattttagtttataatatttatttaatttaaagtgcACTTATCCTTCTTAATTAACTAGAAAATTTTACAactataagtttaattttaattatatatattatatttataaaattaaataaaaataaaaaatttaaataaatataaattatataaatattaaaataaaatgtacaaagataaattaagttgtataataaaattaaattattttttaaccacttaaAAAGAATTCatatcttataataaaattaaatataatatatttataaaattaagtaaagataaaaaaaaaatgaataattcaaataaatattatacagtAAAATAAGATGTATATAgacaaaataatattgtaagAGTAAAATAAGAtgtataaagataaatgaattttattttatcctttatataatatattttattttaatttaatatgtttaattttaattatacatattatatttataaaattaaataaagataaaatatgttaatatttatttaatatagtttattttaatatttatataatttatttattttaatatataatatttaaattttgtttaataaaatattattaattttaattatatatattatgtttataaaattaagtagtTATTAAGTTTAGTgagaaaaatatgtaattagtaagtta is part of the Impatiens glandulifera chromosome 1, dImpGla2.1, whole genome shotgun sequence genome and encodes:
- the LOC124928510 gene encoding uncharacterized protein LOC124928510, which translates into the protein MEIESVKCECCGLKEDCTQDYITQVKNKFDGKWLCGLCSEAVTDEVLLLIKSTSNYKITATPSPAPAPPPLAIGEAVKAHMSFCRKFKSNPATRVADAMLQMLRRRRSAAAATAVTAAATTSSIDSHVGLDHHHH